From a single Thermothielavioides terrestris NRRL 8126 chromosome 3, complete sequence genomic region:
- a CDS encoding glycoside hydrolase family 18 protein (CAZy_ID 269862) → MHSTLFTLALFWAVVCAIPFRRRLLSRADESSEIPRLVIYYQTTHDSSGRPISVLPLITEQQIALTHLIVAAFHVHANGTIHLNDYPPEQPLFDTLWNETRILQAAGVKVLGMVGGAAPGSFTAATLDADADAITTATTTPGNRTSTATSPTAAFEAAYALLHNAITTHKLDGIDLDVEQAMSQAGITRLVRRLRADFGAEFVITLAPVASALQGRGAPGRNLSGFSYAALEREAGDAIAFYNTQFYSSFGDLAAPADFERIVAAGWDPRRVVLGQLTSPVHGTGFVPHARLAEVVAGLRKRYGEIGGIMGWEYFNGVPGGAREPWRWAQAMTAILRPGGALKLRITREMAEGLNRTWVSSAMAAAAAVGGGGDRRVRLTPNVDYMAMVNA, encoded by the exons ATGCACTCCACGCTCTTCACTCTAGCTCTCTTCTGGGCAGTTGTCTGCGCCATCCCTttccggcggcgcctgctgTCGAGGGCCGACGAGAGCTCCGAGATCCCCCGGCTGGTCATCTACTACCAGACGACGCACGACTCCTCCGGGCGCCCCATCTCCGTGCTCCCGCTCATCACCGAGCAGCAAATCGCGCTGACCCATCTGATCGTCGCCGCGTTCCACGTCCACGCGAATGGCACGATCCACCTTAACGACTACCCGCCGGAGCAGCCCCTGTTCGACACGCTTTGGAACGAGACCCGCATCCTGCAAGCCGCCGGCGTCAAAGTCCTCGGCatggtcggcggcgccgcaccAGGCTCCTTCACAGCGGCTAcgctcgacgccgatgccgacgccatcaccaccgccaccaccacgcccGGGAACCGCACCAGCACCGCAACCTCCCCCACCGCCGCGTTCGAAGCCGCCTACGCGCTCCTCCACAACGCCATCACGACCCACAAGCTCGACGGGATCGACCTCGACGTGGAGCAGGCGATGTCGCAGGCGGGCATCACGCGGCTagtgcggcggctgcgggcggaCTTTGGGGCGGAGTTCGTGATCACGCTGGCGCCGGTGGCCAGCGCGCTGCAGGGGCGCGGGGCCCCCGGGCGCAACCTGAGCGGGTTCAGCTACGCGGCGCTGGAGCGAGAGGCGGGGGACGCGATCGCGTTCTACAACACGCAGTTCTACAGCTCGTTCGGCGacctggcggcgccggccgactTCGAGCGCATCGTGGCCGCGGGCTGGGACCCGCGGCGCGTCGTGCTGGGCCAGCTGACCAGTCCGGTGCACGGCACAGGGTTCGTGCCGCACGCGAGGCTGGCGGAGGTGGTCGCTGGGCTGAGGAAGAGGTATGGCGAGATTGGGGGCATCATGGGCTGGGAGTACTTCAATGGCGTGCCGGGCGGGGCGAGGGAGCCGTGGAGATGGGCGCAGGCCATGACGGCGATTCTGAGGCCTGGCGGCGCGCTGAAGTTGAGGATCACGAGGGAGATGGCGGAGGGGCTGAACCGGACGTGGGTGAGCagcgccatggcggcggcagcggcggtgggtggtggtggtgat CGGAGGGTTCGACTGACGCCGAATGTGGACTACATGGCCATGGTCAATGCGTGA